In a single window of the Salmo trutta chromosome 21, fSalTru1.1, whole genome shotgun sequence genome:
- the LOC115156758 gene encoding GTPase IMAP family member 7 isoform X1: protein MGSWSSPENGADTDTSDVRLLLVGPKRTGKSSCGNTMLGRKAFDTRGGGPSTAASGTAAGHDVTVIDARGWGFSEDSVPREEKKELLRALSLCGPGPHVVLLVIPLLDFTEMERQAVERRMEVMTSSVWRHTMVLFTFGDRLKGRGRSLEQHIQSGGLALQWLMEKCRYRCHVLDNKEGQWEGKEGRGQVEALVSRVKDMLQENGGWHFSLHMYHRLEEEWSRREQELRERMEGEREMKIERERMREIVEERQGQEEWETQRAIGRGDERSVVKMVTPYEPGRGQRRAFCTIRRHLA, encoded by the exons ATGGGGAGCTGGAGTTCGCCTGAAAATGGTG ctgACACAGACACCTCTGACGTTCGCCTTCTCCTGGTAGGACCTAAACGCACAGGCAAGAGCTCCTGTGGCAACACCATGCTTGGACGTAAAGCCTTCGACACCAGAGGGGGCGGGCCTAGCACTGCTGCCAGTGGAACCGCGGCCGGTCATGACGTCACCGTGATTGATGCCCGGGGTTGGGGCTTCTCAGAAGACTCCGTCCCcagggaggagaagaaagagctGCTAAGAGCCCTGTCGTTGTGTGGCCCTGGTCCCCACGTTGTCCTCCTGGTGATTCCCCTACTGGACTTCACCGAGATGGAGAGGCAAGCGGTGGAGAGGCGCATGGAGGTTATGACCTCTAGTGTGTGGAGGCACACCATGGTGCTCTTCACTTTCGGCGACCGACTGAAGGGGAGGGGGCGAAGCCTGGAGCAGCATATCCAGTCTGGGGGCCTGGCACTGCAGTGGCTGATGGAAAAGTGCAGGTACAGGTGCCACGTGTTGGATAACAAGGAGGGACAgtgggagggaaaggagggaaggGGTCAGGTGGAGGCATTAGTGAGCAGGGTGAAGGACATGTTGCAGGAGAACGGGGGATGGCACTTCTCCCTTCACATGTATCACAGGCTGGAGGAAGAGTGGAGCCGGAGAGAGCAGGAgctgagggagaggatggagggagagagggagatgaagattgagcgggagaggatgagagagattgTGGAAGAGAGGCAGGGCCAGGAGGAGTGGGAGACTCAGAGAGCGAtagggagaggggatgagaggtcaGTGGTTAAAATGGTGACACCATATGAGCCTGGGAGAGGACAGAGACGGGCCTTCTGCACCATTAGACGCCACCTAGCCTAA
- the LOC115156758 gene encoding GTPase IMAP family member 7 isoform X2: MGSWSSPENGGDTSDVRLLLVGPKRTGKSSCGNTMLGRKAFDTRGGGPSTAASGTAAGHDVTVIDARGWGFSEDSVPREEKKELLRALSLCGPGPHVVLLVIPLLDFTEMERQAVERRMEVMTSSVWRHTMVLFTFGDRLKGRGRSLEQHIQSGGLALQWLMEKCRYRCHVLDNKEGQWEGKEGRGQVEALVSRVKDMLQENGGWHFSLHMYHRLEEEWSRREQELRERMEGEREMKIERERMREIVEERQGQEEWETQRAIGRGDERSVVKMVTPYEPGRGQRRAFCTIRRHLA; encoded by the exons ATGGGGAGCTGGAGTTCGCCTGAAAATGGTGGT GACACCTCTGACGTTCGCCTTCTCCTGGTAGGACCTAAACGCACAGGCAAGAGCTCCTGTGGCAACACCATGCTTGGACGTAAAGCCTTCGACACCAGAGGGGGCGGGCCTAGCACTGCTGCCAGTGGAACCGCGGCCGGTCATGACGTCACCGTGATTGATGCCCGGGGTTGGGGCTTCTCAGAAGACTCCGTCCCcagggaggagaagaaagagctGCTAAGAGCCCTGTCGTTGTGTGGCCCTGGTCCCCACGTTGTCCTCCTGGTGATTCCCCTACTGGACTTCACCGAGATGGAGAGGCAAGCGGTGGAGAGGCGCATGGAGGTTATGACCTCTAGTGTGTGGAGGCACACCATGGTGCTCTTCACTTTCGGCGACCGACTGAAGGGGAGGGGGCGAAGCCTGGAGCAGCATATCCAGTCTGGGGGCCTGGCACTGCAGTGGCTGATGGAAAAGTGCAGGTACAGGTGCCACGTGTTGGATAACAAGGAGGGACAgtgggagggaaaggagggaaggGGTCAGGTGGAGGCATTAGTGAGCAGGGTGAAGGACATGTTGCAGGAGAACGGGGGATGGCACTTCTCCCTTCACATGTATCACAGGCTGGAGGAAGAGTGGAGCCGGAGAGAGCAGGAgctgagggagaggatggagggagagagggagatgaagattgagcgggagaggatgagagagattgTGGAAGAGAGGCAGGGCCAGGAGGAGTGGGAGACTCAGAGAGCGAtagggagaggggatgagaggtcaGTGGTTAAAATGGTGACACCATATGAGCCTGGGAGAGGACAGAGACGGGCCTTCTGCACCATTAGACGCCACCTAGCCTAA